A section of the Citrus sinensis cultivar Valencia sweet orange chromosome 8, DVS_A1.0, whole genome shotgun sequence genome encodes:
- the LOC102613890 gene encoding geraniol 8-hydroxylase-like isoform X1 yields MDLMISCILWLIFTLVLVIALSFISRGRRKHLPPGPRPYPVIGNLLELGGKPHKSLANLAKIYGPIMSLRLGQVTTVVVSSTTMAKAILKNHDSLFCDRKVPEATLFQSYRHHEFSLVWLPVSPLWKNLRKVCNMHIFTSQKLDANQDLRRRKIKDLLSYVEENCRAGKAIDFGQVAFNTSLNLLSNTIFSIDLVDPNDREFMDTVLGILEEAGNPNLSDYFPLLKKLDLQGLRRRSAVFCGKMFQVFDRLVDQRLKQRQEHSCSISTESKDILDILLNIVQEKSVDIDIKHIKHLFADLFIAGNDTTSITMEWAMAELLHNPEALLKTKLELEQIVGKGNPIEESDISQLPYLQAVVKETFRLHPAVPLLIPRKALEDVEVAGFTVPKGAQVFVNVWAIGRDESTWDKPHSFMPERFLGLDVDFKGRNFELIPFGAGRRICPGLPLAIRMLHLMLGSLINSFDWKLENENMDMEEKFGLTVQKAQPLHVVPVAI; encoded by the exons ATGGATTTGATGATTAGCTGCATACTATGGCTTATATTCACATTGGTTTTGGTGATAGCTTTAAGTTTCATTTCCAGAGGACGACGCAAACATCTTCCACCGGGACCGAGGCCTTATCCGGTGATCGGAAACCTCCTGGAACTGGGTGGTAAACCTCACAAGTCATTGGCCAATCTTGCCAAGATTTATGGCCCCATAATGAGTCTAAGACTTGGCCAAGTAACCACAGTAGTGGTTTCTTCTACAACCATGGCCAAAGCTATCCTCAAAAACCATGATTCATTATTCTGTGATCGAAAGGTCCCTGAAGCAACCTTGTTCCAGTCCTACCGGCACCATGAATTCAGTTTGGTCTGGCTGCCAGTCTCACCACTGTGGAAAAATCTTCGAAAAGTATgcaacatgcatattttcacTAGTCAGAAACTCGATGCCAATCAAGATCTCCGGCGCAGGAAAATCAAAGACCTTCTTTCTTATGTTGAAGAAAATTGCCGTGCGGGTAAAGCAATCGATTTTGGCCAAGTCGCTTTTAATACTTCACTTAATTTGTTATCCAACACaattttttctattgattTGGTTGATCCCAATGATCGAGAGTTTATGGATACAGTTTTGGGTATCTTGGAAGAAGCAGGAAATCCTAACTTGTCCGACTATTTTCCTCTACTCAAAAAGCTTGACCTGCAGGGGTTAAGGCGCCGCAGCGCAGTTTTTTGTGGCAAGATGTTCCAGGTGTTTGATCGTTTGGTTGATCAACGATTGAAGCAAAGACAAGAACATAGTTGCAGTATTAGCACCGAATCCAAAGATATATTAGATATTCTTCTCAATATTGTCCAAGAAAAGAGTGTAGACATTGACATAAAACATATCAAGCACTTGTTTGCg GATTTGTTTATTGCGGGGAATGACACAACTTCAATTACAATGGAATGGGCAATGGCAGAACTACTCCACAACCCTGAGGCtctattgaaaacaaaattggaGCTAGAACAAATAGTTGGCAAAGGCAACCCAATTGAGGAATCTGACATTTCTCAGTTACCTTATCTACAAGCAGTTGTTAAAGAAACTTTCAGGTTGCACCCGGCAGTTCCCTTATTAATTCCCCGCAAAGCCTTAGAAGATGTTGAAGTTGCAGGCTTCACAGTGCCAAAAGGTGCACAAGTATTTGTCAATGTATGGGCTATTGGCAGAGACGAAAGCACATGGGACAAACCTCACTCTTTTATGCCTGAAAGATTCTTGGGATTAGATGTTGATTTCAAAGGCCGGAATTTTGAGCTAATCCCCTTCGGAGCTGGGCGACGAATTTGTCCTGGTTTACCATTAGCAATCAGAATGTTACATCTAATGTTAGGTTCACTTATTAACTCTTTTGATTggaaacttgaaaatgaaaacatgGATATGGAAGAGAAATTTGGCCTCACCGTACAGAAGGCTCAACCGCTTCATGTTGTTCCGGTGGCTATTTAG
- the LOC102613890 gene encoding geraniol 8-hydroxylase-like isoform X2, with translation MDLMISCILWLIFTLVLVIALSFISRGRRKHLPPGPRPYPVIGNLLELGGKPHKSLANLAKIYGPIMSLRLGQVTTVVVSSTTMAKAILKNHDSLFCDRKVPEATLFQSYRHHEFSLVWLPVSPLWKNLRKVCNMHIFTSQKLDANQDLRRRKIKDLLSYVEENCRAVLGILEEAGNPNLSDYFPLLKKLDLQGLRRRSAVFCGKMFQVFDRLVDQRLKQRQEHSCSISTESKDILDILLNIVQEKSVDIDIKHIKHLFADLFIAGNDTTSITMEWAMAELLHNPEALLKTKLELEQIVGKGNPIEESDISQLPYLQAVVKETFRLHPAVPLLIPRKALEDVEVAGFTVPKGAQVFVNVWAIGRDESTWDKPHSFMPERFLGLDVDFKGRNFELIPFGAGRRICPGLPLAIRMLHLMLGSLINSFDWKLENENMDMEEKFGLTVQKAQPLHVVPVAI, from the exons ATGGATTTGATGATTAGCTGCATACTATGGCTTATATTCACATTGGTTTTGGTGATAGCTTTAAGTTTCATTTCCAGAGGACGACGCAAACATCTTCCACCGGGACCGAGGCCTTATCCGGTGATCGGAAACCTCCTGGAACTGGGTGGTAAACCTCACAAGTCATTGGCCAATCTTGCCAAGATTTATGGCCCCATAATGAGTCTAAGACTTGGCCAAGTAACCACAGTAGTGGTTTCTTCTACAACCATGGCCAAAGCTATCCTCAAAAACCATGATTCATTATTCTGTGATCGAAAGGTCCCTGAAGCAACCTTGTTCCAGTCCTACCGGCACCATGAATTCAGTTTGGTCTGGCTGCCAGTCTCACCACTGTGGAAAAATCTTCGAAAAGTATgcaacatgcatattttcacTAGTCAGAAACTCGATGCCAATCAAGATCTCCGGCGCAGGAAAATCAAAGACCTTCTTTCTTATGTTGAAGAAAATTGCCGTGCGG TTTTGGGTATCTTGGAAGAAGCAGGAAATCCTAACTTGTCCGACTATTTTCCTCTACTCAAAAAGCTTGACCTGCAGGGGTTAAGGCGCCGCAGCGCAGTTTTTTGTGGCAAGATGTTCCAGGTGTTTGATCGTTTGGTTGATCAACGATTGAAGCAAAGACAAGAACATAGTTGCAGTATTAGCACCGAATCCAAAGATATATTAGATATTCTTCTCAATATTGTCCAAGAAAAGAGTGTAGACATTGACATAAAACATATCAAGCACTTGTTTGCg GATTTGTTTATTGCGGGGAATGACACAACTTCAATTACAATGGAATGGGCAATGGCAGAACTACTCCACAACCCTGAGGCtctattgaaaacaaaattggaGCTAGAACAAATAGTTGGCAAAGGCAACCCAATTGAGGAATCTGACATTTCTCAGTTACCTTATCTACAAGCAGTTGTTAAAGAAACTTTCAGGTTGCACCCGGCAGTTCCCTTATTAATTCCCCGCAAAGCCTTAGAAGATGTTGAAGTTGCAGGCTTCACAGTGCCAAAAGGTGCACAAGTATTTGTCAATGTATGGGCTATTGGCAGAGACGAAAGCACATGGGACAAACCTCACTCTTTTATGCCTGAAAGATTCTTGGGATTAGATGTTGATTTCAAAGGCCGGAATTTTGAGCTAATCCCCTTCGGAGCTGGGCGACGAATTTGTCCTGGTTTACCATTAGCAATCAGAATGTTACATCTAATGTTAGGTTCACTTATTAACTCTTTTGATTggaaacttgaaaatgaaaacatgGATATGGAAGAGAAATTTGGCCTCACCGTACAGAAGGCTCAACCGCTTCATGTTGTTCCGGTGGCTATTTAG